TAGAAAGAGATGAAACCCAAACTTTCCCTACAGAACAGATTAAAAAGATGGGCGAGCTTGGTTTTATGGGTATGATGATTGACCCTAAATATGGGGGTAGCGGGCTTGATACGGTATCGTACGTGTTGGCTATGGAAGAGATTTCTAAAATAGATGCATCTGCTTCAGTAGTAATGTCTGTAAACAATTCTCTTGTTTGTTGGGGATTACAAACTTTTGGTACAGAAGAACAAAAACAAAAATACCTTACACGCCTTGCTACGGGCGAAATTATAGGCGCATTCTGCCTGTCAGAGCCAGAAGCGGGTAGTGATGCAACATCGCAAAAAACTACAGCTATAGATAAAGGCGACCATTATTTGCTTAACGGTACTAAAAACTGGATTACCAACGGTAGTACTGCCGATGTTTATTTGGTAATAGCACAAACGGATATTGAGAAAAGACATAAAGGTATTAACGCCCTTATTATTGAAAAGGGCATGCCTGGTTTTGAGATTGGTGCTAAAGAGCAAAAGTTAGGTATTAGAGGATCGGACACGCACTCGCTAATGTTTACAGATGTTAAAGTACCAAAAGAAAACCGCATTGGCGAAGATGGCTTTGGTTTTAAATTTGCCATGAAAACACTATCTGGAGGTCGTATAGGTATTGCGTCGCAAGCTTTAGGTATAGCATCTGGAGCGTACGAGTTAGCTCTTAAATACTCTAAAGAG
The Flavobacterium litorale genome window above contains:
- a CDS encoding acyl-CoA dehydrogenase, with the protein product MDFKLTEEHLMIQQAARDFAQTELLPGVIERDETQTFPTEQIKKMGELGFMGMMIDPKYGGSGLDTVSYVLAMEEISKIDASASVVMSVNNSLVCWGLQTFGTEEQKQKYLTRLATGEIIGAFCLSEPEAGSDATSQKTTAIDKGDHYLLNGTKNWITNGSTADVYLVIAQTDIEKRHKGINALIIEKGMPGFEIGAKEQKLGIRGSDTHSLMFTDVKVPKENRIGEDGFGFKFAMKTLSGGRIGIASQALGIASGAYELALKYSKERKAFGTEICNHQAIAFKLADMAVNIEAARHLCLKAAWDKDNGNNYDISGAMAKLYASQAAMDIAVEAVQIHGGNGYVKEYHVERLMRDAKITQIYEGTSEIQKIVISRSIISQ